In the genome of Segatella copri, one region contains:
- a CDS encoding TIM-barrel domain-containing protein, translated as MSNIYKKLSVGNLMAMAVTLPMVANATNPASPLLPSAPDAQKASQTVKTGDVQILRINPTLVEIVFANQQRVAVDFYGESVFRIFEDRNDGVMRAPEAKPEASILVDNPRTSVNKLNVEEKDNSIIVSTGKAQVIFDKATQLFKIINLENGKTVAEQIAQAQFTPEKVTLSLREQPDEYFFGGGVQNGRFSHKGEKIEIVNTNNWVDGGVASPAPFYWSTAGYGFMWYTFKPGLYDFGSTQNGKVELSHESKNLDVFFMVGEKPTDLLDGYYQLTGNPVLLPKFGFYEGHLNAYNRDYWKETDNANAMVFEDGKAYKESASDKSGIKESLNGEKNNYQFSARAAIDRYIKHDMPLGWFLPNDGYGAGYGQDSTLDGNIQNLKLFGDYARKHGVEIGLWTQSDLHPKQGIEALLQRDIVKEVGHAGVRVLKTDVAWVGDGYSFGLNGVSDVAQIMPYYGENARPFIISLDGWAGTQRYASIWSGDQTGGDWEYIRFHIPTFIGAGLSGISNITSDNDGIFGGKNPIVNMREFEWKAFTAMGLNMDGWGRNAKYPHILGEPATSVNRWYLKLKSELMPYIYTAAHEAVTGKPLVRAMFLDDANPYTLGKATQYQFMCGPSFLVAPIYKETKMDKEGNDIRNGIYLPEGEWVDYFSGHIYKGGRIINEYDAPFWKLPVFVKRGAIIPMVNPNNNVSQIDNTQRIFELYPYGESDYSLYDDDGKTELYRLGEHASTHIHSSLQKNRLTVHIYKTVGSFQGQEKNQATELRINLSQMPKKLTAKMGGKSVKLTQVNSLDELNNTENSWFYNEAPQLNRFATKGSEFEKKDIHKNPMVYVRLAKTDITANDVELRMDGYQMDDADVMLHSTGALAAPQASMKENKNANKAFTLTAAWNTQTNADYYEMKVDGMIHSTIRGTEFTVENLKPETDYEVQVRAVNKDGVSDWTTLQAHTIKDPLDEAIHDITATNSVEDWGGLDVSKMFDFNEKNFWHTNYYKKDILPFDVTLNLNGIAKLDKIHYVPASERETNGQIQKGKFAISNDGINWTETGSFDWKNEDAVKEYQFKGNPEAQYIKMTVEEARGGQGSGTEMYVFKMPGSKMEKAGDINHDGRIDENDFTSYLNYFGLRKGDKDFEGYVSKGDINGNGHIDAYDISVVATQLKSGVSSKQVPAISGSISLIADKKVYKAGETITLTIKGKDLVSLNALSFALPYSASEYEFIGVDVKDMGKMENITKDRLHSDGSKVLYPSFVNMGEQPAVEGTHDLFTIKLKAKKACKPAFKLNQLMMVDKFLRVKSEK; from the coding sequence ATGAGTAATATTTATAAGAAATTATCTGTTGGCAACCTGATGGCAATGGCGGTAACCTTGCCAATGGTTGCCAACGCAACCAACCCAGCATCTCCCCTGCTTCCATCCGCTCCCGATGCCCAGAAGGCTTCACAGACCGTGAAGACCGGAGATGTCCAGATTCTCAGAATCAATCCTACGCTGGTGGAGATTGTCTTCGCCAACCAGCAACGTGTCGCCGTAGACTTCTATGGCGAAAGCGTTTTCCGTATCTTCGAAGATCGTAACGATGGCGTGATGAGAGCACCCGAAGCTAAGCCTGAGGCAAGCATCCTGGTGGATAATCCACGCACTTCAGTAAACAAACTGAATGTGGAGGAAAAGGACAACTCCATCATCGTTTCTACCGGAAAGGCACAGGTCATCTTCGACAAGGCTACCCAGCTCTTCAAGATCATCAACCTGGAAAACGGAAAGACCGTGGCTGAGCAGATCGCCCAGGCACAGTTTACACCTGAAAAGGTAACCCTCAGCCTGCGCGAACAGCCGGATGAGTATTTCTTCGGTGGTGGCGTACAGAACGGAAGATTCTCTCACAAGGGTGAGAAAATCGAAATCGTCAACACCAACAACTGGGTAGATGGCGGAGTGGCTTCCCCTGCCCCATTCTATTGGTCTACCGCTGGCTACGGCTTCATGTGGTACACCTTCAAGCCAGGTCTCTACGACTTCGGTTCTACCCAAAACGGAAAGGTAGAACTCTCTCACGAATCCAAGAACTTAGACGTTTTCTTCATGGTGGGCGAAAAGCCTACAGATTTGCTCGATGGCTATTACCAGCTCACCGGCAACCCTGTATTGCTGCCTAAGTTCGGCTTCTATGAAGGTCATCTCAATGCCTACAACCGCGACTACTGGAAGGAAACCGACAATGCCAACGCCATGGTTTTCGAAGATGGCAAAGCCTACAAGGAAAGTGCCAGCGACAAGAGCGGCATCAAAGAATCACTGAACGGCGAGAAGAACAACTACCAGTTCTCGGCTCGTGCGGCCATCGACCGATACATCAAGCACGACATGCCATTGGGCTGGTTCCTGCCTAACGACGGATATGGAGCCGGATATGGCCAGGACAGCACCCTGGACGGCAACATACAGAACCTGAAGTTATTCGGAGATTACGCCCGCAAGCACGGTGTGGAAATAGGACTCTGGACACAGTCTGACCTGCACCCAAAGCAGGGCATCGAGGCGCTTCTGCAGCGTGATATCGTGAAGGAGGTGGGACATGCAGGCGTAAGAGTACTCAAGACCGATGTGGCCTGGGTAGGCGACGGCTATTCGTTCGGACTGAATGGTGTATCTGACGTGGCTCAGATTATGCCTTACTATGGCGAGAATGCCCGTCCGTTCATCATCTCACTGGATGGATGGGCCGGCACACAGCGCTATGCATCCATCTGGTCGGGCGACCAGACCGGTGGCGACTGGGAGTACATCCGCTTCCACATCCCTACCTTCATCGGTGCCGGACTTTCGGGAATCTCCAACATCACATCCGATAACGATGGTATCTTCGGCGGAAAGAATCCGATAGTGAACATGCGCGAGTTTGAATGGAAGGCCTTCACCGCAATGGGATTGAACATGGACGGCTGGGGCAGAAATGCCAAGTATCCGCATATCCTGGGCGAACCGGCAACTTCCGTGAACCGCTGGTATCTGAAACTCAAGTCGGAGCTGATGCCTTACATCTACACCGCTGCCCACGAGGCCGTGACCGGCAAACCGCTGGTAAGAGCGATGTTTCTCGACGATGCCAACCCTTATACCCTGGGCAAGGCTACACAGTATCAGTTTATGTGCGGTCCATCCTTCCTCGTGGCTCCTATCTACAAGGAAACCAAGATGGATAAGGAGGGCAACGATATCCGCAACGGCATCTACCTGCCAGAAGGCGAATGGGTAGATTACTTCAGCGGACATATATATAAAGGTGGAAGAATCATCAACGAGTATGATGCTCCTTTCTGGAAACTGCCTGTCTTCGTAAAGCGAGGTGCCATCATCCCGATGGTAAATCCTAACAACAATGTATCGCAGATAGACAACACCCAGCGCATCTTCGAACTCTATCCATACGGCGAATCAGATTACTCGCTCTATGATGATGACGGCAAGACCGAGCTCTATCGCCTGGGCGAACATGCCTCTACCCACATCCACTCTTCCCTGCAGAAGAACCGTCTCACCGTCCATATCTACAAGACCGTGGGCAGCTTCCAGGGACAGGAGAAGAATCAGGCTACAGAGCTGCGCATCAACCTGAGCCAGATGCCTAAGAAGTTGACGGCGAAGATGGGCGGAAAGAGCGTGAAGCTGACCCAGGTGAATTCGCTCGATGAACTCAACAACACCGAGAATTCATGGTTCTACAACGAGGCACCTCAGCTCAACCGCTTTGCCACTAAGGGCAGCGAGTTCGAGAAAAAGGACATCCACAAGAATCCGATGGTATATGTACGTCTGGCTAAGACCGACATCACCGCCAACGATGTAGAACTCCGCATGGACGGTTATCAGATGGACGATGCCGATGTGATGCTCCACTCTACCGGTGCTTTAGCAGCTCCTCAGGCAAGCATGAAGGAAAATAAGAACGCCAACAAGGCATTCACCCTCACCGCTGCATGGAATACACAGACCAACGCCGACTACTACGAGATGAAGGTGGATGGCATGATTCACTCTACCATCCGCGGCACCGAGTTCACTGTAGAGAACCTGAAGCCGGAGACCGACTACGAAGTTCAGGTGAGAGCCGTAAACAAGGATGGCGTATCAGACTGGACTACCCTGCAGGCACATACCATCAAGGATCCTCTGGACGAGGCCATCCATGACATCACAGCCACCAACTCCGTAGAAGACTGGGGAGGACTGGACGTATCGAAGATGTTCGACTTCAACGAGAAGAACTTCTGGCACACCAACTATTATAAGAAGGATATATTGCCATTCGATGTTACCCTGAACCTCAACGGCATCGCCAAGCTCGACAAGATTCACTATGTGCCAGCTTCAGAACGAGAAACCAACGGACAGATTCAGAAGGGTAAGTTCGCCATCAGTAACGATGGTATCAACTGGACAGAAACAGGAAGCTTCGACTGGAAGAACGAGGATGCCGTAAAGGAATACCAGTTCAAGGGCAACCCAGAGGCGCAGTATATCAAGATGACCGTAGAGGAAGCCAGAGGCGGACAAGGTTCGGGAACCGAGATGTACGTATTCAAGATGCCAGGCAGCAAGATGGAGAAGGCTGGCGATATCAACCACGACGGACGCATCGACGAGAACGATTTCACCTCTTATCTCAACTACTTCGGATTGCGCAAGGGCGACAAGGACTTCGAGGGCTACGTAAGCAAGGGCGATATCAACGGCAACGGTCACATTGATGCCTACGACATCTCCGTGGTAGCTACCCAGCTGAAGAGCGGCGTAAGCAGCAAGCAGGTTCCTGCCATATCAGGCAGCATCAGTCTCATAGCCGACAAGAAGGTATACAAGGCAGGCGAGACCATCACCCTCACCATCAAGGGCAAGGATCTCGTATCACTCAATGCCTTGAGCTTCGCTCTGCCATACAGTGCCAGCGAATATGAGTTCATCGGCGTAGACGTGAAAGACATGGGCAAGATGGAGAATATCACCAAAGACCGTCTGCACTCAGATGGCAGCAAGGTACTCTACCCTAGCTTCGTGAACATGGGCGAACAGCCTGCCGTTGAGGGAACCCACGATCTCTTCACCATCAAGTTGAAGGCAAAGAAGGCTTGCAAGCCAGCCTTTAAGCTGAATCAGCTGATGATGGTAGATAAATTCCTGCGTGTAAAGAGTGAAAAATAG
- a CDS encoding Fur family transcriptional regulator codes for MKKSEAYTRLMERGIRPSMQRLAIMDYLINHPIHPTIDDVYQALSNKVPTLSRTTVYNTLRMLSENQAAQMITIDEHRVCYDGNVESHVHFYCKKCGKIIDLFGEQAPKLEGEKTVEGNIIQEEQLYYKGICAKCAKKLN; via the coding sequence ATGAAGAAATCAGAAGCATACACTCGATTGATGGAGAGAGGAATCCGCCCTTCAATGCAAAGGCTGGCCATTATGGATTACCTTATCAACCATCCCATCCATCCAACGATAGATGACGTGTACCAAGCACTGTCTAATAAGGTGCCAACCCTGAGTCGCACCACAGTATATAACACGCTCCGTATGTTGAGCGAGAATCAGGCAGCACAGATGATTACCATCGACGAACATCGCGTTTGTTATGATGGCAACGTTGAAAGCCACGTACACTTCTACTGCAAGAAATGCGGTAAGATTATCGACCTCTTCGGTGAACAGGCGCCAAAACTGGAAGGCGAGAAAACCGTGGAAGGTAATATCATACAGGAGGAGCAGCTCTACTACAAGGGTATCTGCGCCAAATGTGCCAAAAAGTTGAATTAA
- a CDS encoding NADH peroxidase has product MKKKFICTVCGYIYEGTEAPEKCPICKAPASKFKEMEDSVDDDLTFATVHVLGQAYKDSVNEEVIKGLKDHFAGECGEVGMYLAMARQADREGYPEIAEAYKRYAFEEADHASRFAELLGEVLGDTKSNLEARIAAEKGACEDKFRIAKLAKEQGSDAIHDTVHEMAKDEARHCAGFAGLYKRYFK; this is encoded by the coding sequence ATGAAGAAGAAATTTATTTGCACAGTTTGTGGTTATATTTACGAGGGAACAGAAGCTCCAGAGAAGTGCCCTATCTGCAAGGCTCCAGCCAGCAAGTTCAAGGAGATGGAAGATTCTGTAGATGACGACTTGACATTCGCTACAGTTCACGTTCTCGGCCAGGCATACAAGGATAGCGTTAACGAGGAGGTCATCAAGGGTTTGAAGGATCACTTCGCAGGTGAGTGCGGTGAGGTTGGTATGTATCTCGCTATGGCTCGCCAGGCAGACCGCGAGGGTTACCCAGAGATTGCAGAGGCTTACAAGCGCTATGCTTTCGAGGAGGCAGACCACGCTTCTCGCTTCGCAGAGTTGCTGGGTGAGGTTTTGGGTGACACCAAGAGCAACCTCGAGGCTCGTATCGCTGCAGAAAAGGGTGCTTGCGAGGACAAGTTCCGCATCGCTAAGCTCGCTAAGGAGCAGGGATCTGACGCTATCCACGACACTGTTCACGAGATGGCCAAGGACGAGGCTCGCCACTGCGCAGGCTTCGCTGGTCTCTACAAGCGCTATTTTAAGTAA
- a CDS encoding translocation/assembly module TamB domain-containing protein: protein MGYTSQEYKKQNALKRFKHIINCIVWTIFSLYVLLIVLLHLPPVQTFFGSTIADALSKKFGTEVSVGRVNLGFLNRIIIDNVRMLDQKGDSMIYATRLSAKVDILPLKDGKISISSAQLFGLNANLYKQDDKSPLNIQFVLDSLASKDTTKHTPLDLHIGSVIIRHGAIAYNQRNVADPSGVFSTHHIGVRNLSAHIVLNHLTDNDIHLLVKKIALTDKSGLELKNLSFKFDADKQKARLSNFILELPHSSLQLEDLLASYRTDDKGKLISESLQFEGGIKPSHITLADVACFAPILRKWNDALLLSTHFSGTSSSAHIHHLSLNTESGSVVLEANAKANKWDNQLRWNVNIEKLKVSDDGISHIAQNLGNKVKIPKEVLRLGNIHYQGNIHGKNITGSKEKNKAGSKGNRNAASTNLIAAKGILRTDVGNVQLDLSKNGNLLHASVDTRSINLGKILDNRKFGTIAAKIDACGTTQHLMANGNIGHIMFNKYNFRNIKLDGSYNKGLINGLASIADPNIKLQVAGKYNIKRKLYDATLNLEHLQPAVLGVKMADKEYTLNDIKVSAKNEGDDSYLDMEAPFADLHVKGRYDYATLVQSMTNMIASKLPTLPGIGKTSKKVHNDFTIQAQITSTEILQRMLGIPLQIAEPVYIDGNLSDNDRSVNLYASLPAFAYNGKAYNGGKLQMHTTGDTLKVDAQIQKGLAGENGIELHVNAAAADNTLKAMLGYDNHSEKTPIKAALNAEAQFYKADGDISTAHIGIQPSVVHIGNKPWQVHPAEIIYSKNHLQIEDFAISHNNQEIAINGLATPNKEDSIVAQLKDVDVEYILNLVNFHSVDFAGKASGKAIVKSIFNDPDAYAQLDVKDFEFEQGPLGVLHANVNFNKEESQIDIKAVADDGPEHQTLIDGYVSPKRNYIDLGIEAQGTNMKFLESFCGSFMNNIQAWCRGKLNVVGDLSNINLVGDIVANGKMHMKQLGTDYSFKNLRAHAIPDDIQLLGDTIYDRNHNFAIVNGGIHHKHLTRLSYDIDLKAHNFLGYDTHEFGDNTFYGTVYATGKVGIHGKSGETIIDIDAQPEAGSIFVYNVASPDAISDKSFIHWHEIIPQLADSIPTIKEEDDIDFSSDMRINFLINTNENLTLKLMMDAQSGDCITLNGNGVIRANWFNKGSFDMFGNYVVDHGVYKLTIQNVLKKDFEFMPGGTIAFGGNPYNAPLNLQAKYTVNGVPLSDLSIGRSFSANNIRVDCLMNITGTPQSPKVDFSMDLPTVNADAKQMIYSIINSQEEMNQQVLYLLAIGRFYAQTNNNQASEDAAQQSQTSLAMQSFLSGTISQQINTVLSNVVKSNNWNFGANISTGDEGFNNAEYEGILSGRLLNNRLLFNGQFGYRDNANATQSFIGDFDLRYLIYPNGNLAIRMYNQTNDRYFTRNSLNTQGLGLIMKKDFNGWRDLFGIKKKKMKMKTKKEKKKEKEKKEEKKSTK from the coding sequence ATGGGATATACTAGTCAAGAATATAAAAAACAAAACGCTCTGAAACGCTTTAAGCATATCATCAACTGCATCGTATGGACGATATTCTCGCTCTACGTTTTGCTCATCGTACTGTTGCATCTGCCACCAGTACAAACCTTCTTTGGCTCTACCATTGCCGACGCTCTCAGCAAAAAATTCGGAACAGAAGTGAGTGTGGGCAGAGTAAACCTTGGTTTCCTTAATCGTATCATCATCGACAATGTGAGAATGCTAGACCAGAAAGGCGACAGCATGATCTATGCCACCCGTCTATCTGCCAAGGTGGATATTCTCCCTTTGAAGGATGGAAAGATCTCCATCTCTTCTGCCCAACTGTTTGGCCTGAATGCCAACCTTTACAAGCAGGATGACAAGAGCCCACTCAACATACAGTTTGTACTCGATTCTCTGGCTTCTAAGGATACCACCAAGCATACTCCACTCGACCTACACATCGGTAGCGTAATCATCCGCCATGGTGCCATCGCCTATAACCAGCGCAACGTGGCAGACCCAAGCGGCGTGTTCTCTACCCATCATATCGGCGTAAGAAACCTATCTGCGCATATCGTATTAAATCATTTAACTGACAACGATATCCATCTGCTGGTAAAGAAGATAGCACTGACGGATAAATCAGGACTTGAACTCAAGAATCTTTCTTTCAAATTCGATGCAGACAAGCAGAAAGCCAGACTGAGTAACTTCATCCTAGAACTTCCCCACTCCAGTTTGCAGCTGGAAGACCTGCTTGCTTCTTACCGCACAGACGACAAGGGCAAGCTCATCAGCGAATCGCTTCAATTTGAAGGCGGCATCAAGCCATCGCATATCACGCTGGCGGATGTGGCATGCTTTGCACCTATCCTCCGTAAATGGAATGATGCCCTGCTGCTAAGCACCCATTTCTCAGGAACCAGTTCTTCTGCACACATCCACCATCTGAGTCTGAACACAGAAAGCGGCAGCGTGGTGCTCGAAGCCAACGCTAAGGCGAACAAGTGGGACAACCAATTACGCTGGAACGTAAACATCGAAAAGCTGAAGGTTTCGGATGATGGCATCAGCCACATTGCACAGAACCTGGGCAACAAGGTGAAGATACCGAAGGAAGTGCTCCGCCTGGGCAACATCCACTATCAGGGCAACATTCATGGCAAGAACATAACAGGCAGCAAAGAGAAGAACAAAGCAGGCAGCAAGGGAAACAGGAATGCAGCCTCAACCAACCTGATTGCAGCGAAAGGCATCCTGCGAACTGACGTAGGAAACGTACAGCTCGACCTTTCGAAAAATGGAAATCTGCTGCATGCCAGCGTTGATACCAGGAGCATCAACCTGGGCAAAATTTTAGACAACAGGAAATTCGGAACCATCGCTGCCAAGATAGATGCATGCGGAACCACCCAGCATCTGATGGCTAACGGAAATATAGGACATATCATGTTCAACAAATATAATTTCCGCAATATCAAGCTGGATGGCAGCTATAACAAAGGACTCATCAATGGACTTGCTTCCATCGCTGACCCAAATATCAAACTGCAGGTAGCAGGAAAATACAATATCAAAAGAAAACTCTATGATGCCACCCTCAACCTGGAGCACCTGCAACCTGCTGTGCTCGGCGTGAAGATGGCAGACAAGGAATATACGCTGAACGATATCAAGGTAAGCGCCAAGAACGAAGGTGACGACAGCTATCTGGACATGGAAGCACCCTTCGCCGACCTGCACGTGAAAGGCAGATACGATTACGCAACATTGGTACAAAGCATGACCAACATGATAGCCAGTAAGCTGCCTACCCTGCCAGGCATCGGAAAGACAAGCAAGAAGGTGCACAACGACTTTACCATCCAGGCGCAGATAACCTCTACCGAGATTCTGCAACGCATGCTGGGCATACCTCTGCAGATAGCAGAACCCGTATATATAGACGGAAACCTCTCGGACAACGACCGATCCGTGAATCTCTATGCCTCCCTTCCAGCCTTTGCCTACAACGGCAAAGCCTACAATGGCGGCAAGCTGCAGATGCATACCACAGGCGACACGCTGAAGGTGGATGCACAGATACAGAAAGGACTGGCGGGTGAAAACGGAATAGAACTGCACGTGAATGCAGCCGCTGCCGACAACACCCTGAAGGCTATGCTGGGTTACGACAACCACTCGGAGAAGACACCTATCAAGGCGGCACTGAATGCCGAGGCGCAATTCTACAAGGCAGACGGAGACATCTCTACTGCCCACATCGGCATCCAGCCATCCGTGGTGCATATCGGAAACAAGCCATGGCAGGTGCATCCGGCAGAAATCATCTACAGCAAGAATCATCTGCAGATAGAAGATTTCGCCATCAGTCATAATAACCAGGAGATTGCCATCAACGGACTGGCTACGCCTAATAAGGAAGACTCCATCGTGGCGCAGCTGAAAGATGTGGATGTGGAGTACATCCTGAATCTGGTTAACTTCCACTCGGTGGATTTCGCAGGAAAAGCTTCAGGAAAGGCCATCGTGAAGAGCATCTTCAACGACCCGGATGCCTATGCGCAACTTGACGTAAAGGACTTTGAATTTGAGCAGGGTCCACTGGGCGTGCTCCATGCCAACGTAAACTTCAACAAGGAAGAGAGCCAGATAGACATCAAGGCAGTGGCTGATGACGGACCGGAACATCAGACGCTCATCGACGGCTATGTATCGCCTAAACGCAACTACATAGACCTGGGTATCGAGGCGCAAGGCACCAACATGAAATTCCTGGAAAGCTTCTGCGGCAGTTTCATGAACAACATACAGGCATGGTGCAGGGGTAAGCTGAACGTAGTAGGCGACCTGAGCAACATCAATCTGGTGGGCGACATTGTGGCAAACGGCAAGATGCACATGAAGCAGCTGGGCACAGACTACAGTTTCAAGAACCTGAGGGCGCATGCCATTCCGGATGACATCCAGCTGCTGGGAGACACCATCTACGACCGCAACCACAACTTTGCGATAGTAAATGGAGGCATCCACCACAAGCACCTGACCCGACTGAGCTACGACATCGACCTGAAGGCACACAACTTCCTGGGCTACGACACCCATGAGTTTGGCGACAACACCTTCTACGGCACGGTATATGCCACCGGCAAGGTAGGCATCCACGGCAAGAGCGGCGAAACCATCATCGACATTGATGCCCAGCCGGAAGCCGGTAGTATCTTTGTATATAATGTGGCAAGTCCTGACGCCATCAGCGACAAGAGCTTCATCCACTGGCACGAAATCATTCCGCAGCTTGCCGACAGCATCCCTACCATCAAGGAAGAGGATGACATCGACTTCTCGTCGGATATGCGAATCAACTTCCTCATCAATACGAACGAGAATCTGACACTGAAGCTGATGATGGATGCACAGAGCGGAGACTGTATCACGCTGAACGGCAACGGAGTAATCAGAGCCAACTGGTTTAACAAGGGTTCGTTCGATATGTTCGGCAACTATGTGGTAGACCACGGCGTATATAAGCTCACCATCCAGAATGTACTCAAGAAGGACTTCGAGTTTATGCCGGGCGGAACCATCGCCTTCGGTGGAAACCCATACAATGCTCCACTCAACCTGCAGGCAAAATATACGGTGAATGGAGTTCCGCTGAGCGACCTGAGCATCGGACGTTCGTTCTCAGCCAACAATATCAGAGTAGACTGTCTGATGAACATCACGGGCACGCCGCAGAGTCCGAAGGTAGATTTCTCGATGGACCTGCCTACAGTGAATGCAGATGCCAAGCAGATGATTTACTCCATCATCAATTCGCAGGAAGAGATGAACCAGCAGGTGCTCTATCTGCTTGCCATCGGCCGCTTCTACGCACAGACCAACAACAACCAGGCTAGTGAGGATGCCGCCCAGCAAAGTCAGACTTCGCTGGCGATGCAGAGTTTCCTGAGTGGAACCATCTCGCAGCAAATCAACACGGTGCTGTCGAATGTGGTAAAGAGTAACAACTGGAACTTCGGAGCCAACATCTCTACGGGTGATGAAGGATTCAACAATGCGGAATATGAGGGCATCTTGAGTGGAAGGCTGCTGAACAACAGACTGCTCTTCAACGGTCAGTTTGGCTATCGCGATAACGCCAATGCCACCCAGAGTTTCATCGGAGACTTCGACCTGCGCTATCTCATCTATCCGAACGGCAACCTTGCCATCCGCATGTATAACCAGACCAACGACCGCTATTTCACCAGAAACAGCCTGAACACCCAAGGCTTGGGTCTGATTATGAAGAAAGACTTCAATGGCTGGCGAGACCTCTTCGGTATCAAGAAGAAGAAAATGAAGATGAAGACGAAGAAGGAAAAGAAGAAGGAAAAGGAAAAAAAGGAAGAGAAAAAGAGCACGAAATAA
- the trxB gene encoding thioredoxin-disulfide reductase — protein MEKVKTLIIGSGPAGYTAAIYTGRAGLTPVLYSGMQPGGQLTITTEVENFPGYPNGVDGTQMMMDMKEQAARFGADIRDGSIEKIDFGSRPYHLTDERGNEIEADTVIIATGASAKYLGLADEEKYRGQGVSACATCDGFFYRKRVVAVVGGGDTACEEAMYLSGLAKKVYMIVRKPYLRAAEIMQQRVKNKENIEILFETNTLGLFGDDGVQGAHLVRHMGEANEEKFDIAIDGFFLAIGHKPNTDLFKGVIDLDDQGFIKVVPGTASTNLPGVFAAGDVADPIYRQGVVAAGSGAKAAIEADRYLQQLG, from the coding sequence ATGGAAAAAGTAAAGACTTTGATTATAGGTAGCGGTCCTGCGGGATATACCGCTGCCATCTATACAGGTAGAGCGGGACTCACCCCGGTTCTTTATTCTGGTATGCAGCCTGGCGGCCAGCTTACCATCACCACAGAGGTAGAAAACTTCCCTGGCTATCCTAACGGAGTGGATGGCACCCAGATGATGATGGACATGAAGGAGCAGGCTGCCCGTTTCGGTGCTGATATCCGTGACGGAAGCATTGAGAAGATTGACTTCGGTTCCCGCCCATATCATCTCACGGATGAGCGTGGCAACGAAATCGAGGCTGACACCGTTATCATTGCTACCGGTGCATCTGCCAAGTATCTCGGTCTTGCAGATGAAGAGAAGTATCGCGGACAGGGCGTATCTGCCTGTGCTACCTGCGATGGTTTCTTCTATCGCAAGCGTGTGGTTGCCGTAGTGGGCGGTGGTGATACTGCCTGCGAGGAGGCGATGTATCTTTCCGGTCTTGCCAAGAAGGTGTATATGATAGTTCGCAAGCCTTATCTCCGTGCAGCAGAAATCATGCAGCAGCGTGTGAAGAACAAGGAGAATATCGAGATTCTTTTTGAGACCAATACGCTTGGACTCTTTGGTGATGATGGAGTGCAAGGTGCTCACCTGGTTCGCCACATGGGTGAGGCTAACGAGGAGAAGTTTGATATCGCTATCGATGGTTTCTTCCTGGCTATCGGCCATAAGCCTAACACCGACCTCTTCAAGGGTGTCATCGATTTGGATGATCAGGGCTTCATCAAGGTGGTTCCCGGCACAGCCAGCACCAATCTTCCTGGCGTATTTGCTGCAGGCGATGTAGCTGACCCTATCTATCGTCAGGGCGTTGTAGCCGCTGGTTCGGGTGCCAAGGCTGCTATCGAGGCAGATAGATATTTGCAGCAGTTGGGATAA
- a CDS encoding 7-carboxy-7-deazaguanine synthase QueE yields MYKVNEIFYSLQGEGRWMGRPAVFVRMSGCNLKCPFCDTDFRGYSEMSADDILSRCLEEGGECRFIVLTGGEPSLQVDEQLISTLHQAGYYLSMETNGTHAIPEGIDWVTCSPKVDFTEGGEPVVKQVDELKLIFDGEHQISDHGIACTFRYLQPCDVGNDSRNYLILNECIKYIKAHPEWQLSVQMHKIVGIR; encoded by the coding sequence ATGTATAAAGTTAACGAAATATTCTATTCGCTGCAGGGTGAAGGCAGATGGATGGGCAGACCTGCAGTGTTCGTCCGGATGAGTGGATGCAACTTGAAATGCCCTTTCTGCGATACCGATTTTCGTGGCTACAGCGAAATGAGTGCAGATGATATCTTGTCCAGATGCCTGGAAGAAGGTGGCGAATGCCGTTTCATTGTCCTTACGGGTGGCGAACCTTCTCTGCAGGTTGATGAGCAACTTATATCTACCCTTCATCAGGCAGGCTATTATCTCTCGATGGAAACCAACGGAACCCATGCCATTCCTGAAGGTATCGACTGGGTAACCTGTTCTCCAAAGGTAGATTTCACCGAGGGTGGGGAACCTGTAGTAAAGCAGGTAGATGAGCTGAAGCTGATATTCGATGGCGAACATCAAATCAGCGACCATGGCATTGCCTGCACTTTCCGCTATTTGCAGCCATGCGATGTGGGGAACGATAGCAGAAACTATCTTATCCTGAATGAGTGCATCAAGTATATCAAGGCTCACCCAGAGTGGCAGCTGTCGGTGCAGATGCACAAGATTGTGGGTATCCGATAG